The following are from one region of the Paenibacillus sabinae T27 genome:
- the tkt gene encoding transketolase, which produces MTEQQAKEQAIQKDENSAVDNLAITTIRTLAIDAIEKAKSGHPGMPMGSAPMGYQLFAKTMTHNPDHPTWINRDRFVLSAGHGSMLLYSLLHLSGYDLPIEELKQFRQWGSLTPGHPEFGHTAGVDATTGPLGQGIGMAVGMAIAEAQLSATYNKDQFNVIDHYTYAICGDGDLMEGISSESASLAGHLKLGKLIVLYDSNDISLDGELNLAFSENVAKRFEAYGWHVLRVEDGNDLPAIGKAIANAQAVTDKPTLIEVKTVIGYGSPNKQGKGGHGGTHGSPLGAEEAKLTKEFYKWVYEEDFYVPDEVRSLFAEVKEKGITANKEWDEKFAAYKKSYPELAAQLETVLNGDLPEGWDTKLPFYQAEDKAVSTRVASGNALNGLTAGVPQLFGGSADLESSTMTHLNGLASFTPESYDGRNIYFGVREFGMAAAMNGIALHSGLKVFGGTFFVFTDYLRPAVRLAAIMKLPVTYVLTHDSIAVGEDGPTHEPIEQLASLRIIPGLTVVRPADANETSAAWAYAVENKGNPVALVLTRQNLPILPGTVDGVRENIKRGGYVISDAKNGKPQAQIIATGSEVQLAVKAQAALAEEGIDVRVISLPSWDLFEKQDKAYRDSVILPDVKARLAIEMAQTFGWERYVGDQGDILGITTFGASAPGDTVIKEYGFTVENVVNRVKALL; this is translated from the coding sequence ATGACTGAACAACAGGCAAAAGAGCAAGCGATCCAAAAGGATGAGAACTCCGCAGTCGACAATCTGGCGATTACGACGATCCGCACTCTGGCCATCGACGCGATTGAAAAAGCCAAGTCCGGCCATCCCGGCATGCCGATGGGTTCCGCTCCTATGGGTTATCAGCTCTTCGCGAAGACGATGACTCATAACCCTGATCATCCGACCTGGATCAACCGCGACCGGTTCGTCCTGTCCGCCGGCCACGGCTCCATGCTGCTGTACAGCCTGCTGCATCTTAGCGGTTACGATCTGCCTATCGAAGAACTGAAGCAGTTCCGTCAATGGGGCAGCCTTACGCCGGGCCATCCGGAATTCGGCCATACGGCGGGTGTCGACGCCACAACAGGTCCGCTCGGCCAAGGGATTGGCATGGCGGTCGGCATGGCAATCGCGGAAGCGCAGCTCTCCGCTACGTACAATAAAGATCAGTTTAATGTGATCGATCACTATACTTACGCCATCTGCGGCGACGGCGACCTCATGGAAGGCATTTCTTCCGAATCCGCTTCGCTGGCGGGTCATCTTAAGCTTGGCAAATTGATCGTACTTTATGATTCGAACGACATTTCGCTTGACGGCGAGCTGAACCTCGCATTCTCCGAAAATGTTGCCAAGCGCTTTGAAGCTTATGGCTGGCATGTGCTGCGCGTGGAGGACGGCAACGATCTTCCGGCCATCGGCAAGGCGATCGCGAACGCGCAGGCTGTCACGGACAAGCCTACGCTTATCGAAGTGAAGACTGTAATCGGCTACGGCTCCCCGAACAAGCAGGGCAAAGGCGGACACGGCGGCACACACGGTTCTCCTCTCGGCGCCGAAGAAGCAAAACTGACCAAGGAATTCTACAAATGGGTATATGAAGAAGACTTCTATGTGCCGGATGAAGTCCGCTCCCTTTTTGCCGAAGTGAAAGAAAAAGGCATTACAGCAAACAAAGAGTGGGACGAGAAGTTCGCAGCATACAAGAAGTCTTATCCTGAACTGGCTGCGCAGCTCGAAACGGTATTGAACGGAGACCTTCCTGAAGGCTGGGACACCAAGCTGCCGTTCTACCAAGCGGAAGACAAAGCGGTATCGACCCGTGTGGCATCCGGGAATGCACTAAACGGATTAACTGCGGGCGTGCCTCAGCTGTTCGGCGGCTCCGCGGACCTGGAAAGCTCCACGATGACTCATCTGAACGGGCTGGCTTCCTTTACACCGGAATCCTACGACGGCCGCAACATTTATTTCGGCGTCCGCGAATTCGGCATGGCTGCGGCCATGAATGGTATTGCGCTGCATAGCGGACTCAAAGTGTTCGGCGGCACGTTCTTCGTCTTCACGGACTATCTGCGTCCGGCGGTCCGTTTGGCTGCGATCATGAAGCTGCCGGTTACTTACGTACTGACTCATGACAGTATCGCTGTCGGCGAAGACGGACCTACGCACGAACCGATCGAACAGCTTGCTTCCCTGCGCATTATTCCGGGGCTGACCGTTGTCCGTCCTGCCGATGCGAATGAAACGTCTGCCGCTTGGGCTTACGCGGTAGAGAACAAGGGTAATCCGGTGGCGCTCGTGCTTACCCGCCAGAACCTGCCGATTCTTCCCGGTACGGTGGACGGTGTGCGCGAGAACATCAAGCGCGGCGGCTATGTGATCTCCGATGCCAAGAACGGCAAGCCTCAGGCGCAAATCATTGCTACAGGCTCCGAAGTACAACTGGCCGTTAAAGCTCAAGCCGCTCTGGCCGAAGAAGGCATTGATGTCCGCGTAATCAGCCTTCCAAGCTGGGATCTGTTCGAGAAGCAGGATAAGGCTTACCGCGACTCCGTCATCCTCCCGGATGTCAAAGCGCGTCTTGCAATCGAAATGGCTCAAACCTTCGGCTGGGAACGCTATGTCGGCGATCAAGGCGACATTCTGGGCATTACCACATTTGGCGCTTCCGCTCCCGGCGACACGGTTATTAAAGAATATGGCTTCACTGTGGAAAATGTCGTTAACCGCGTGAAGGCTTTGCTGTAG
- a CDS encoding glucose-6-phosphate isomerase, producing MSKKISFDYSKALSFINQHEIDYFAAPIKLAHEQLHTKTGTGSDYTGWIDLPHNYDKEEFARIQAAAKKIQNDSDVLIVIGIGGSYLGARAAIESLTHSFYNNLEKGKRKTPEIYFAGNNISSTYLTHLIQLLEGKDFSVNVISKSGTTTEPAIAFRVFRAELEKKYGKEEARKRIYATTDKARGALKTLANEEGYESFIIPDDVGGRYSVLTPVGLLPIAAAGIDIEEMMKGAAAAADEFNNPDVATNQSYQYAAVRNALYRKGKTTEILVNYEPSLHYVSEWWKQLFGESEGKDFKGIYPSSVDFSTDLHSMGQFIQEGNRNIFETVIQVDQVREHITIESDPDDLDGLNFLAGQTVDFVNKKAFQGTLLAHTDGQVPNLVVTIPDQTPYSFGYLVYFFEKACGISGYLLGVNPFDQPGVEAYKKNMFALLGKPGYEKEKAELEARLTE from the coding sequence ATGTCCAAAAAAATCAGTTTTGATTACAGCAAAGCCCTGTCCTTCATCAATCAACACGAAATCGACTATTTTGCAGCACCAATCAAATTAGCCCATGAGCAATTGCATACCAAAACTGGTACAGGTTCCGACTATACCGGATGGATTGATCTTCCCCACAACTACGATAAAGAAGAATTCGCCCGCATCCAAGCGGCTGCGAAGAAAATTCAGAACGACTCCGATGTACTGATCGTTATCGGCATCGGCGGTTCTTACCTGGGAGCCCGCGCAGCGATTGAATCGCTGACCCATTCCTTCTACAACAATCTGGAGAAGGGCAAGCGGAAGACGCCTGAAATTTATTTTGCGGGCAACAATATCAGCTCGACTTATCTTACGCATTTGATTCAGCTTCTTGAAGGCAAGGACTTCTCGGTCAACGTCATTTCCAAGTCCGGCACGACTACCGAGCCTGCGATTGCTTTCCGCGTATTCCGCGCAGAGTTGGAGAAGAAATACGGCAAGGAAGAAGCGCGCAAGCGGATCTACGCCACAACCGACAAGGCAAGAGGCGCTCTTAAGACACTTGCCAACGAAGAGGGCTATGAATCGTTCATCATTCCGGACGATGTGGGCGGACGCTATTCCGTTCTGACGCCGGTTGGTCTGCTGCCGATTGCCGCTGCCGGCATCGACATCGAAGAAATGATGAAGGGCGCAGCAGCCGCAGCAGACGAGTTCAACAATCCGGATGTGGCAACGAACCAAAGCTACCAATACGCCGCCGTCCGCAACGCGCTTTACCGCAAAGGCAAAACGACGGAAATTCTTGTCAACTACGAGCCATCGCTCCATTACGTATCGGAATGGTGGAAGCAGCTGTTCGGCGAGAGCGAAGGCAAGGACTTCAAAGGCATTTATCCTTCTTCCGTAGATTTCTCGACCGATCTGCACTCGATGGGCCAATTTATCCAGGAGGGCAACCGCAACATTTTTGAAACGGTTATCCAAGTGGATCAGGTTCGGGAGCATATTACAATCGAGAGCGATCCGGACGATCTGGACGGATTGAACTTCCTGGCCGGACAGACCGTGGACTTCGTGAACAAGAAGGCGTTCCAAGGCACGCTGCTTGCGCATACGGACGGACAAGTTCCGAACCTGGTTGTCACGATCCCGGATCAAACGCCATACAGCTTTGGCTATCTCGTATACTTCTTTGAAAAAGCCTGCGGTATCAGCGGATACCTGCTTGGCGTCAACCCGTTCGACCAACCGGGCGTAGAAGCGTACAAGAAGAACATGTTCGCGCTGCTCGGCAAGCCGGGCTATGAAAAGGAAAAAGCGGAGCTCGAGGCCAGACTTACCGAGTAG
- a CDS encoding M14 family metallopeptidase, which yields MSYKSTYYSLILFHILLLSVVIFPTGEARASADIVNPKQVYSYSVMQRDIEKLANEYPDLVSVRTLGQTAYGRQLWAVKLGRGDSVLFLNGSHHAREWMTTALLMKMIDTYAQSYTLDKSIGPYKIREILNRVSIWIVPMVNPDGVTLSQQGTAGLPKNAAAMLSRYNRGSADFTRWKANMQGLDLNRQYPANWSTMKNAVSYPNYQNYRGTKPVQAPEVKMMMDFTYKIDPDITISYHSSGEIIFWNYRTLPANLARDWEIASSLARLTGYNLVRPEKNPSGGGYKDWFIQEFGRPGFTIEIGNYAGESNLPLSAFGKVWNENRQVPLYTASQTYKLWLKRQNVQILNQHMSLFASTPVYQGAGTAASSSVTSPHDVLTLARKGDWYQIKTETGAGWIHPAPGQLGIVEEIGAEADIKQKAVLRKYPDAFAPKVAYLSSQSLKVTGRIGSWLRVDLGQGEWWLDGREVVLRWPVEPAKTDNAEEGAAAATEGAGAESAGPENAANSAGPDSTAPETTPAP from the coding sequence ATGTCGTATAAGTCAACCTATTATTCTCTAATTCTTTTCCACATTTTACTGCTGTCTGTCGTTATTTTTCCAACCGGTGAGGCCCGGGCCTCCGCCGATATCGTAAATCCAAAACAAGTCTATTCCTATTCCGTCATGCAGCGAGATATTGAGAAGCTGGCAAACGAGTATCCTGACCTGGTTTCCGTCCGGACTTTAGGTCAGACCGCGTACGGAAGACAACTGTGGGCTGTAAAGCTTGGCCGCGGGGATTCGGTGCTGTTCCTGAACGGTTCGCATCACGCCCGGGAATGGATGACAACCGCACTGCTGATGAAAATGATTGATACATACGCTCAAAGCTATACTCTCGACAAGTCAATCGGACCCTATAAGATCAGGGAGATCCTGAACCGCGTCAGCATCTGGATCGTGCCGATGGTTAACCCGGACGGGGTAACATTGTCTCAGCAAGGGACCGCCGGTTTGCCAAAAAACGCAGCTGCAATGCTGAGCCGCTATAACAGGGGCAGCGCCGATTTTACCCGTTGGAAGGCCAATATGCAGGGACTCGATCTGAACCGCCAGTATCCGGCCAATTGGAGCACGATGAAAAATGCGGTCAGCTACCCGAACTATCAAAATTACAGAGGAACAAAGCCGGTCCAGGCGCCTGAAGTCAAAATGATGATGGATTTTACGTATAAAATAGATCCGGACATTACGATTTCTTACCACAGCTCCGGCGAAATTATTTTCTGGAATTATCGGACGCTTCCCGCAAACCTGGCGCGCGATTGGGAGATCGCATCCTCGCTGGCACGGTTAACAGGCTACAATCTTGTCCGACCGGAAAAAAATCCATCGGGAGGAGGCTATAAGGACTGGTTCATTCAAGAGTTCGGACGTCCGGGCTTTACGATTGAAATCGGAAATTACGCGGGGGAGAGCAACCTGCCGCTGAGCGCCTTCGGAAAAGTATGGAACGAGAATAGACAGGTTCCGTTATATACCGCTTCGCAGACGTATAAGCTATGGCTAAAGCGGCAGAATGTGCAAATTCTGAATCAACACATGAGTTTGTTTGCAAGTACGCCGGTTTATCAGGGGGCAGGTACCGCCGCGTCTTCTTCGGTTACCAGTCCGCATGACGTATTGACGCTTGCCCGAAAAGGCGACTGGTACCAAATCAAGACAGAAACCGGTGCCGGATGGATTCATCCCGCTCCCGGTCAGCTAGGGATTGTGGAAGAAATCGGTGCGGAAGCCGATATCAAGCAAAAAGCCGTGTTGCGCAAATATCCCGATGCTTTTGCTCCAAAAGTCGCCTATTTGTCTTCGCAAAGCCTTAAAGTAACGGGCCGGATCGGCTCATGGCTCCGTGTCGATTTAGGACAAGGGGAGTGGTGGCTTGATGGCCGCGAGGTGGTTCTCCGGTGGCCTGTGGAACCTGCCAAGACGGACAATGCGGAAGAGGGAGCGGCTGCTGCAACTGAAGGCGCCGGAGCTGAAAGTGCCGGACCGGAAAACGCAGCGAATAGCGCCGGACCGGATAGCACGGCACCGGAGACGACGCCGGCCCCTTAA
- a CDS encoding YigZ family protein has protein sequence MLEQYRTVRSSGSKEIVIRKSRFIGHVMPVETEEEAVKFIEDIKKKHWDATHNCSAYMIGERDEIQKQSDDGEPSGTAGKPILEVIRSQGIKNAAIVVTRYFGGILLGAGGLIRAYTDGAVQALEAGPVITRVLHREVFVELDYTWLGKVENELRGRGTKTGETEFTDKVKLTCLPRNGEADAFKAWITDLTQGQAVVTEGRQIYYEEGE, from the coding sequence ATGCTGGAACAATACCGGACGGTGCGTTCTTCCGGTTCCAAGGAAATCGTTATCCGCAAATCGCGTTTTATCGGACATGTCATGCCGGTAGAGACGGAAGAAGAAGCGGTTAAGTTTATTGAAGACATCAAGAAGAAGCATTGGGACGCCACGCATAACTGTTCCGCGTATATGATCGGGGAGCGGGATGAAATTCAGAAGCAGTCGGACGACGGGGAACCGAGCGGTACGGCAGGGAAACCGATTTTGGAAGTCATTCGGAGCCAAGGCATCAAAAATGCGGCTATAGTCGTCACACGTTACTTCGGCGGAATCCTGCTTGGAGCGGGCGGCCTCATTCGGGCCTACACGGACGGCGCGGTACAGGCGCTGGAAGCCGGACCAGTGATCACCCGCGTTCTGCATCGTGAAGTGTTTGTGGAACTGGACTATACCTGGCTTGGCAAGGTTGAGAATGAACTGAGAGGCCGGGGGACCAAAACCGGGGAAACGGAGTTCACCGACAAGGTCAAGCTGACATGCCTGCCGCGGAATGGTGAAGCCGATGCCTTCAAGGCATGGATAACGGATTTAACCCAGGGACAAGCGGTTGTAACGGAGGGAAGACAGATTTATTACGAAGAAGGGGAATAA
- the cysT gene encoding sulfate ABC transporter permease subunit CysT, whose amino-acid sequence MNSLLRHKGWTWGFRTTILLYFVVLIVLPILGVYYNSFSLGFKNFAESISDPIAWKSVLLTLRLALLATIINVVLGTMIAWVLVRYKFPGRSLLNSMVDLPFALPTAVGGLMILLLLGPGSLIGGAAEALGLEIVFHQPAIVIAMVFVTFPFVIRAVQPLLEELDPSEEEAAYTMGATGFRVFRQVILPSMAPGMIGGGMLAFSRALAEFGAVVLVAGNIPGRTLVSSVFIYGEVESDNPTGAAAVSIILLTLSFLILWLINMAQMRGRRA is encoded by the coding sequence TTGAATTCGCTGCTTAGACACAAAGGATGGACCTGGGGATTCCGAACCACGATTTTGCTGTACTTCGTCGTATTGATCGTGCTTCCGATTCTTGGCGTCTATTACAACTCATTTTCACTCGGTTTCAAAAATTTTGCCGAAAGCATATCTGATCCCATAGCCTGGAAATCGGTGCTGCTCACGCTAAGGCTTGCGCTCCTTGCGACCATTATCAACGTCGTTCTGGGCACGATGATCGCCTGGGTGCTGGTCCGCTACAAATTTCCCGGAAGGTCGCTGCTGAACAGTATGGTGGATCTGCCTTTCGCGCTGCCGACGGCGGTCGGGGGGCTGATGATTCTGCTCCTGCTCGGACCGGGAAGCCTGATCGGCGGAGCGGCGGAAGCGCTCGGGCTGGAAATCGTCTTTCATCAGCCGGCCATTGTCATCGCGATGGTGTTTGTGACCTTTCCGTTCGTCATCCGGGCGGTGCAGCCGCTGCTGGAAGAGCTTGACCCTTCCGAGGAAGAAGCAGCCTACACCATGGGCGCCACAGGCTTCCGGGTGTTCCGGCAGGTTATTCTGCCATCCATGGCGCCGGGCATGATCGGAGGAGGAATGCTTGCCTTTTCCAGGGCGCTTGCCGAATTCGGGGCCGTCGTATTGGTGGCGGGCAATATCCCGGGACGTACGCTCGTATCTTCGGTGTTTATCTACGGCGAAGTGGAGAGCGACAATCCGACCGGAGCTGCAGCCGTTTCTATTATTTTGCTGACGCTCTCCTTCCTGATTCTCTGGCTGATCAACATGGCGCAGATGAGGGGGAGAAGAGCATGA
- a CDS encoding NAD(P)-dependent oxidoreductase, with protein sequence MKQIGFIGLGTMGAPMASNLLRAGFQVTVYNRTASKSDPLVTEGATAAASLQAASEGKDVIITMVSNDDSIREIYYGPEGILEALKPGAVVIDSSTISPGLVKEIAAAVENKGAHFLDAPVTGSKPGAVEGTLVFMVGGSADVIEASRDVFDAMGKLLLHMGENGSGAAAKLAHNAMVGIHNIALAEGFSIAVKSGVPADKFLELIRNGSAGSKQVELKGRKIIENDFSNQFSLGLMLKDLKLASALSDASGVPTPALELAKSLFQAGYNSGSGEEDLSAVVKTYEAWIGRKIGE encoded by the coding sequence ATGAAACAAATCGGATTTATCGGACTCGGTACGATGGGAGCGCCCATGGCCTCCAACCTGCTGCGGGCAGGATTTCAGGTAACAGTGTACAACCGTACGGCCTCAAAAAGTGATCCGCTTGTGACGGAAGGCGCCACAGCCGCCGCTTCTCTGCAGGCCGCCTCTGAAGGCAAGGACGTTATTATTACCATGGTCAGCAATGACGATTCGATCCGCGAGATTTATTACGGGCCGGAAGGGATTCTGGAAGCTCTGAAGCCGGGAGCGGTCGTGATCGATTCGAGCACAATCTCGCCGGGGCTGGTCAAGGAAATCGCGGCCGCTGTCGAAAATAAGGGCGCGCATTTCCTCGACGCTCCGGTAACCGGCAGTAAGCCGGGCGCGGTGGAAGGTACGCTCGTCTTCATGGTCGGCGGCAGCGCCGATGTTATTGAAGCGAGCCGCGATGTGTTCGACGCCATGGGCAAGCTGCTGCTTCACATGGGCGAGAACGGCAGCGGGGCAGCAGCGAAGCTGGCCCATAACGCGATGGTCGGCATCCATAATATCGCGCTTGCTGAAGGCTTCTCGATCGCAGTGAAGTCCGGCGTGCCCGCGGACAAGTTCCTGGAGCTGATACGGAACGGCTCGGCCGGCAGCAAGCAGGTTGAACTGAAGGGCCGCAAGATTATCGAGAACGACTTCAGCAACCAGTTCTCGCTAGGGCTGATGCTGAAGGACCTGAAGCTGGCCTCCGCGCTGAGCGACGCAAGCGGAGTGCCTACCCCGGCCCTGGAACTGGCCAAGAGCCTGTTTCAGGCGGGCTACAACAGCGGGAGCGGCGAGGAAGATCTCTCGGCTGTCGTAAAAACCTACGAAGCCTGGATCGGCCGCAAAATCGGCGAATAA
- a CDS encoding secondary thiamine-phosphate synthase enzyme YjbQ, producing MLHTAEIATSKRDELRDITREVISYVRKSGVQNGIAVVYCPHTTAGIAINENADPDVKHDVLMRLDEVYPWEHPKYRHAEGNTASHLKSITAGPSQSIIIHEGELLLGRWQGIYFCEFDGPRRRQYYVKIIEG from the coding sequence GTGTTGCACACGGCAGAAATTGCTACAAGCAAGCGGGATGAGCTGCGAGATATTACCAGAGAGGTTATTTCGTATGTAAGAAAAAGCGGCGTCCAGAACGGTATAGCGGTTGTATACTGCCCCCACACAACAGCCGGCATCGCGATCAACGAAAACGCCGATCCCGATGTGAAGCATGACGTGCTAATGCGCCTGGACGAGGTATATCCATGGGAGCATCCCAAATACCGACACGCGGAAGGCAATACGGCATCGCATCTCAAATCCATAACGGCGGGGCCATCCCAGAGCATCATCATCCACGAAGGCGAGCTGCTGCTGGGACGGTGGCAGGGTATTTATTTTTGCGAATTCGACGGCCCGAGACGGCGGCAATATTATGTAAAAATCATTGAAGGGTAA
- a CDS encoding pyrimidine/purine nucleoside phosphorylase: protein MSQFNNATIQKEANVYYDGKVTSRTVILEDGLKVTLGIMLPGVYEFGTDGPETMEILSGKLKVLLPGSEVWQEIDGAETFHVPGNSKFSLEVFTVTDYCCSYPKSL, encoded by the coding sequence ATGAGTCAGTTTAACAACGCTACAATCCAAAAAGAAGCCAATGTCTACTATGACGGCAAAGTAACCAGCCGCACGGTAATTTTGGAAGACGGCCTCAAGGTGACGCTTGGCATCATGCTTCCGGGTGTGTATGAGTTCGGTACAGACGGACCGGAAACGATGGAAATTCTGTCCGGCAAGCTCAAGGTTCTGCTGCCTGGTTCCGAAGTATGGCAGGAAATTGACGGAGCGGAGACCTTCCATGTGCCCGGCAATTCGAAATTTTCACTTGAAGTATTTACAGTGACGGATTACTGCTGTTCTTACCCGAAGAGCCTGTAA
- a CDS encoding TetR/AcrR family transcriptional regulator, producing the protein MARRAVEQELSRERILEAARHLFITKGYRAISMRSIGQHLGYSHGSLYYHFKEKAELFYAIVVEDFNRLAELLDETMNRPPEEGVSKVEQLMLEFIRFGLDHPYQYEIMFMIRDEELLAYCRAEQGKCFDLFSGMVRRYLKEEGYVPEDWQSVPLTMFLSAHGFISYYIQDKIQFDDVKSAAMSHVRVLCRSL; encoded by the coding sequence ATGGCTAGAAGAGCAGTGGAACAGGAGTTGTCGAGGGAAAGGATTCTGGAGGCGGCAAGACATCTTTTCATCACGAAAGGTTATCGGGCCATCTCCATGCGCAGCATTGGTCAACATTTGGGATACAGTCATGGATCCCTTTATTACCACTTTAAGGAAAAAGCAGAGCTGTTCTACGCGATTGTAGTTGAAGACTTCAACCGTTTGGCCGAGCTGCTGGACGAGACGATGAACAGACCTCCGGAAGAGGGAGTAAGCAAGGTGGAGCAGCTGATGCTGGAGTTTATCCGCTTCGGCTTGGACCATCCGTATCAGTACGAGATTATGTTCATGATCCGGGACGAAGAGCTGCTGGCATACTGTAGAGCGGAACAAGGGAAGTGTTTCGATTTATTCTCCGGTATGGTGCGCCGTTATTTAAAAGAAGAAGGCTATGTGCCTGAGGACTGGCAGAGTGTGCCTCTGACGATGTTCCTGTCGGCCCACGGCTTTATTTCGTACTACATTCAGGACAAGATCCAGTTTGACGATGTAAAATCGGCGGCGATGTCGCATGTCCGGGTGTTGTGCCGCAGCCTGTAG
- a CDS encoding sulfate ABC transporter permease subunit encodes MRRLWIGLTYIVFFLLIAAPLGKIISNAFSNGLSGFRDALTRPEALHALMMTALVVVTVTVLNTVFGIMTALYLVRADWLSPRLKSLLNSIVDLPYAVSPVIGGLMIVLLLGPDSPLGAVFEQIGFNIVYAFPGMVIATLFVTFPLMVREVMPVLQEIGGQQEEAASTLGAYGWKTFWKVTWPSIQWAVTYGVILTVARSLGEFGAVLVVSGNIMNKTQTATTLVYQDVENFNVSAAGGVALVLAAFSVGLLLLMEWSKKRKEVR; translated from the coding sequence ATGAGAAGGCTGTGGATCGGACTTACCTATATCGTTTTCTTTCTGTTAATAGCCGCTCCTCTTGGAAAAATTATCTCCAATGCCTTCAGTAACGGCCTTTCCGGATTCCGGGATGCCCTGACAAGGCCGGAAGCGCTGCATGCGCTGATGATGACGGCGCTGGTCGTGGTAACGGTGACGGTGCTGAACACCGTGTTCGGCATCATGACGGCTCTGTATCTGGTTCGGGCCGATTGGCTCAGCCCCCGGCTGAAAAGCCTGCTGAACAGCATCGTCGATCTTCCGTACGCGGTATCGCCCGTCATCGGCGGATTGATGATTGTCCTGCTGCTTGGCCCGGACAGCCCGCTTGGGGCGGTGTTTGAACAGATTGGCTTCAATATCGTCTACGCTTTTCCAGGGATGGTCATCGCCACACTGTTCGTCACATTCCCGCTAATGGTCAGGGAAGTGATGCCTGTTCTGCAGGAAATTGGCGGGCAGCAGGAGGAGGCCGCTTCGACGCTCGGCGCGTATGGGTGGAAGACCTTCTGGAAGGTAACCTGGCCTTCGATTCAATGGGCGGTGACCTACGGCGTCATTCTTACGGTTGCCCGCTCGCTGGGGGAATTCGGGGCCGTGCTCGTCGTATCCGGCAACATTATGAATAAGACTCAGACAGCGACGACGCTGGTTTACCAGGATGTCGAGAATTTCAATGTAAGTGCGGCAGGCGGCGTCGCGCTGGTATTGGCCGCTTTTTCGGTAGGACTTCTGCTGCTCATGGAATGGAGCAAGAAAAGAAAGGAAGTGCGTTGA